From the Nostoc sp. PCC 7107 genome, the window AATGTCTTGCTCGGTCGAGGTTTGCATAGAGGTTCTAATGATTCTTACAAATCTGAAATAAGCATAAATCTATGATTTAAGTTTTATGTATTTGTAACAAAAACTACAAAAATCCATATTTTTGAGCATTGTAGTTTTTTATAAAAAAAAGACCTGTAAGGCAGGTGATGTCTTGGCTTTAATTTTAGGTTCGTTGACTCTCGCCATCATCGACCAAATACACGCCCTAACTTTGCTGACCTAGCGAAAATTACGTTAGTGCTTATTTAGGATTCAAGGGAGGGCAAAGATAGTTGATAGAAGTTCATGCGTCTCGTGCGATGCCCCGACAGATGTAATCATATTGGATTTAATCCTATATTGAATGCCTTTGAAAAATCTTCAAAGGCATTTTGTATATCGCCTATTTTTAAACGAATAAGTCCTCGGTTATAGTATGCAGAAGAAATATTATTAGTGTTAAGTCTGATAGCTTCAGTGTAGTTAAAGATTGCGCCTTGCTGGTCGCCTATATCATTAAGAACTACAGCCAGTTTAAAATAGGTATCTGCATAATTAGGAAAAAACTTTAGAGCTTCATGGTAGTCTGAAATTGCCATTTCTTTATATCCAAGTTGATAATAAGCATTGCCTCGACGATAATAAACCAAATAAATCAAATCCCAGGTATGATAAGAGTTAATTACTTCAGTGTAACCATCAATTGATAGGGAAAAATATCCCAAATTGTAATACGCATCAGAACATCTAACAAGAGACCAAACCAAATAAGGATGTATTTGTAAAGCTTTTTTGTAATTAAATATTGCACTTTCAAAGTTTTTTCTATTAAAGTAATTTTCACCAAGCTCGTGATAGTATTCAGGCTTTAATAGTGTTTCTAAATAACTGCGTAGACCTCCACAATATAATAGTTCATGTATTCCGCATGAATATTGCTTACAGTTTATTTCAATTAAATCAGTAGGTAAAAACCCCGCAAAAATAAAATTGTATTCGGTTTTCCTTTCGTCTATATCTTCTAAAGACAATATACAAACTAGCACAGCATTTTTTTTAATTTCTTCTTCTTTAAAAAACCATCGAACTGTGTCAATTTCATCACAACGAGTCTTGACTTGAATACCAATATTTGAGTTAGCAGTTAGAGTAAAATCAACTCCTCCATCTCCGTAAATGTATGTTTCATAGTCTATTTTAGTAATAAAGTTAGTTAAGCGATTTTTTAAAACTTCTTCGCCAACTTTCCCTTTAAAATGGCTCTTGAAAAGATGATGAATATTTGAAGTTTCTTTAAACTTTTCAGCCATTCGCCAAGAAAATTTTTCTAATTCTTTTAATCTTTCGCCTCTAATAATCGTTAATTCACTATGCTGCCCTTCTACCTCACAATGGAGTAAATGTTTTGTTTTTAGCCTTTGAATAAAGTCTAATTGCTGTGCGCGTAGGGATATAGTCCACTCCATAATGTCTTTTTAAGAGTTTGATTCAGGTTATAAAAATAATACTGCTAAACTTTGTGATCGCAGATATTTATTAAAATTTAATATAGTTATTTATAAAAAATTCCCCCCCTCACAAAGTTCAAAAACTAGGCAGGAATGAGTTTGTGGTTAATTTACTATGTGCTTCCTTGTTGTGCCAGTAGATTGCTCGTTGAGTGTTACTGTCTTAGTAACATGGATATCGTGACAATATTTTTAGTTTACAATGTTCGGTTCGCTAAGAATTTAGTTACAGGATATTGTGTTGTTGAGATTAAGTACTTAAAATACTAAAAATAAACCAAACCCGGAGCATTCATGAAGTCTTTCCCTTACTACTATTCAGAATTTTTATGCAATCCTAATACCTCTTTTGAAGAAATAACCAGCCAGAATTGCACTCATAGAGGCAATATTGCAACTGCAAAAATATTAGAAGTTGGAGATATACTTCTTATTCCTGGTGATGTAAAACAGTTTCAAGTAATCAAGGTTATTCATTATGCTCAAGTTTTAGATAACTCTCCTTTAGATGATGAAGACCAAATAATAGGTGAAGTATTCGTGACTTTTATTTAAAGAGTATTCTTAATAGTTACTGTCTAATCTTTTTTATCAGGTGTAAATTAATAGGGGGGGTCGCAGAAAGCCGGGGGTGTTTTTAAAGTATGGGGGGTACTGAAGAAACACGCCCCCTTCCATAAAAAAACAAAAAAATAAGTCCCTTCTTTCTACTAATTAAAGCTTTGAAAGAAGGGGCTTATTTCTTATTAC encodes:
- a CDS encoding tetratricopeptide repeat protein, with the translated sequence MEWTISLRAQQLDFIQRLKTKHLLHCEVEGQHSELTIIRGERLKELEKFSWRMAEKFKETSNIHHLFKSHFKGKVGEEVLKNRLTNFITKIDYETYIYGDGGVDFTLTANSNIGIQVKTRCDEIDTVRWFFKEEEIKKNAVLVCILSLEDIDERKTEYNFIFAGFLPTDLIEINCKQYSCGIHELLYCGGLRSYLETLLKPEYYHELGENYFNRKNFESAIFNYKKALQIHPYLVWSLVRCSDAYYNLGYFSLSIDGYTEVINSYHTWDLIYLVYYRRGNAYYQLGYKEMAISDYHEALKFFPNYADTYFKLAVVLNDIGDQQGAIFNYTEAIRLNTNNISSAYYNRGLIRLKIGDIQNAFEDFSKAFNIGLNPI